One window of Vibrio sinaloensis genomic DNA carries:
- a CDS encoding porin has translation MSHFKKTLVGAAVSTVVLALSGLAVADTNLNPAEVKYEQGIYGLIAMQVANRDYDNSPQNDGVQFNNESRLGWRGTAKFDSWDNWTFLWQIESGYVDESFAGENGGNGYLGRRDTFVGFEHDTIGKVRVGRVLTPIYELIDWPATNPGMGNVWDWGGNIGGNNFNDRQSDTIRWDTNELWKGFTMDIAAGAGQDRAGATDSTKAGSNYWHGMAAHQQFSGDWGWIQFDLAYEMNYDTVEGDNEKYWDNQTYLVGSQGGFSNGLGYFAYYRIAEAQDTKGSDEAEHSYSVGVTYNFGEGNKWQAKVAHAENLGLEVDGKDIDGTKDKVTSMQLMYSVDTNAVVYARYAMNDLENTGKTGEGYQGRWKSDSFNEASVGIEYWF, from the coding sequence ATGTCTCACTTTAAAAAAACTCTTGTTGGCGCAGCGGTTTCGACTGTTGTACTCGCTTTGTCTGGCTTGGCCGTCGCAGATACGAACCTGAATCCAGCAGAAGTAAAATATGAGCAAGGTATCTATGGTTTGATTGCTATGCAGGTGGCAAATCGTGATTACGACAACTCACCACAAAACGATGGTGTTCAGTTCAACAACGAGTCTCGTCTCGGTTGGCGTGGTACGGCGAAGTTCGATAGCTGGGATAACTGGACTTTTTTGTGGCAAATTGAGTCAGGTTATGTCGATGAGTCATTTGCCGGTGAAAATGGCGGCAACGGCTATTTAGGTCGTCGTGATACCTTCGTCGGTTTTGAGCATGACACTATTGGTAAAGTTCGTGTAGGTCGTGTGTTAACGCCCATTTATGAACTGATAGATTGGCCTGCAACCAACCCGGGAATGGGGAACGTTTGGGACTGGGGCGGTAATATTGGCGGCAACAATTTTAATGATCGTCAATCCGACACCATTCGTTGGGATACCAATGAACTGTGGAAAGGCTTCACCATGGATATCGCCGCCGGTGCGGGTCAAGACCGTGCCGGTGCTACAGACAGCACTAAAGCCGGTAGCAACTACTGGCACGGTATGGCAGCACATCAGCAGTTCAGCGGTGATTGGGGGTGGATCCAGTTTGACCTAGCCTATGAAATGAACTACGACACAGTGGAAGGCGATAACGAAAAGTACTGGGATAATCAGACTTACCTCGTCGGCTCTCAGGGTGGTTTCTCAAATGGCTTAGGCTACTTTGCATACTACCGGATTGCTGAAGCGCAAGATACGAAAGGCAGTGATGAAGCAGAACACTCTTACTCTGTCGGTGTGACATACAATTTTGGTGAAGGTAACAAGTGGCAAGCGAAGGTCGCACACGCTGAAAACCTTGGTCTAGAAGTCGATGGCAAAGACATTGACGGTACCAAAGACAAAGTAACCTCTATGCAGCTAATGTATTCCGTTGATACCAATGCGGTTGTTTACGCTCGTTACGCAATGAATGATTTAGAAAATACCGGTAAAACTGGCGAAGGCTATCAAGGTCGTTGGAAGTCGGACAGCTTTAATGAAGCGTCTGTCGGTATCGAATACTGGTTCTAA
- a CDS encoding YccT family protein, with the protein MKKLISAFIIGAMALPVYATELSFINEIEPLVLNGKELTGNDYKSAQVINLKEGQNQLVFALDQLVVEDGRRNKLVFPTVIIRFDLASDPVTLSYPVLRNAEQAKKFRNALDFSLLDSHGNPVDYQVDLLHVKGISPFNDLEAAMAEYNQQGGIAAVTAQQSVPLHHSEAQQPTGSVTTRAALEQDFLFLPLEERQAFVAWAVQHLNN; encoded by the coding sequence ATGAAAAAACTCATATCCGCCTTTATTATCGGTGCGATGGCATTACCAGTGTACGCTACTGAACTTTCGTTTATTAATGAAATCGAGCCGTTAGTGCTCAACGGTAAAGAGCTGACTGGTAATGATTATAAAAGTGCTCAAGTGATAAACTTGAAAGAGGGTCAAAACCAGCTCGTATTCGCCCTTGATCAATTGGTTGTTGAGGATGGGCGTCGTAACAAATTGGTTTTTCCGACAGTCATCATCAGATTTGACCTAGCGTCAGATCCAGTCACTCTCAGTTACCCAGTCCTCCGCAACGCCGAGCAAGCGAAAAAATTCCGCAACGCATTGGATTTCTCATTGCTAGATTCTCACGGCAACCCTGTGGATTACCAAGTTGATTTATTGCATGTCAAAGGCATTTCACCGTTCAACGACCTCGAAGCGGCGATGGCGGAGTATAACCAGCAAGGAGGCATTGCCGCAGTAACAGCACAACAAAGCGTTCCCCTGCATCATTCCGAGGCACAGCAGCCAACTGGCTCGGTCACAACTCGCGCCGCGTTAGAGCAAGATTTTCTCTTTCTGCCACTAGAGGAGCGGCAAGCGTTTGTCGCTTGGGCTGTTCAACACCTGAATAACTAA
- the gltX gene encoding glutamate--tRNA ligase, with the protein MTVKTRFAPSPTGYLHVGGARTALYSWLFAKNQGGEFVLRIEDTDLERNSQEAVDAILEGMQWMGLEWDEGPYFQSKRFDRYNEMVDKLLAEDKAYKCYASKELLDEIRAEQEANKEMPRYDAQHPKIVAANAAAKEGDPCVIRFRNPKQGSVVFDDQIRGRIEIGNDQLDDLIIRRTDGSPTYNFVVVVDDWDMGITHVVRGEDHINNTPRQINIYKALGAPVPTFAHCAMILGDDGAKLSKRHGAVSVMQYRDEGYLPNALNNYLVRLGWSHGDQEIFSQQEMIDLFSLNAISKSASAFNTEKLLWLNNHYIKTSQPEYVAEHLQWHLDNQKLDTTNGPAITQVIKLVGERCNTLVELAQQIRYFYEDFAEFEAGAAKKHLRGVAKEPLELALAKAEALADWSTDSIKQGVIAAVCEELEIGMGKIGMPLRVAVTGGGQSPSVDAVMELVGKERCIARIKMALAFIAEREANA; encoded by the coding sequence ATGACGGTTAAAACTCGTTTTGCTCCAAGCCCAACAGGCTACCTACACGTTGGTGGTGCGCGCACTGCACTTTACTCATGGCTGTTTGCCAAGAACCAAGGTGGTGAATTTGTTCTACGTATTGAAGATACAGACCTAGAACGTAACTCTCAGGAAGCGGTTGATGCCATTCTTGAAGGTATGCAATGGATGGGGCTAGAGTGGGACGAGGGCCCGTATTTCCAGTCGAAGCGTTTTGACCGATACAACGAGATGGTTGATAAGCTGCTGGCGGAAGATAAAGCGTACAAATGTTATGCGTCTAAAGAGCTGCTTGATGAGATTCGCGCAGAGCAAGAAGCGAACAAAGAGATGCCACGTTATGATGCGCAACATCCTAAGATTGTTGCAGCCAATGCGGCAGCCAAAGAGGGTGACCCTTGTGTGATCCGTTTCCGTAACCCGAAACAGGGTAGTGTTGTCTTTGATGACCAAATTCGTGGTCGCATTGAAATTGGTAACGATCAACTCGACGATTTGATCATTCGTCGTACTGATGGCTCACCAACTTACAACTTTGTTGTCGTGGTTGATGACTGGGATATGGGCATTACCCACGTTGTCCGTGGTGAAGACCACATCAACAACACCCCACGTCAGATCAATATCTACAAAGCGCTAGGCGCACCTGTACCGACTTTTGCACACTGTGCGATGATCCTAGGCGATGATGGTGCCAAGCTGTCTAAGCGTCATGGCGCGGTTTCAGTGATGCAATACCGTGATGAAGGTTACTTGCCGAATGCATTGAACAACTACCTAGTGCGTTTAGGTTGGTCTCACGGTGATCAAGAGATCTTCTCGCAACAAGAGATGATTGACCTATTCAGCTTGAATGCCATTTCTAAATCGGCCTCTGCGTTCAACACAGAAAAGCTGTTGTGGTTAAACAACCACTACATCAAGACATCACAGCCTGAGTACGTGGCTGAGCATCTTCAGTGGCACCTAGACAACCAGAAGCTGGATACCACAAATGGTCCTGCGATTACCCAAGTGATCAAGCTGGTGGGTGAGCGCTGCAATACCTTAGTTGAACTTGCGCAGCAAATTCGCTATTTCTACGAAGACTTTGCTGAGTTTGAGGCGGGCGCAGCGAAGAAACACCTACGAGGTGTGGCGAAAGAGCCGCTTGAGCTGGCGCTGGCCAAAGCGGAAGCACTGGCTGATTGGTCAACAGATAGCATCAAACAGGGCGTAATTGCCGCTGTGTGTGAAGAGCTAGAAATTGGCATGGGTAAAATTGGTATGCCGCTTCGTGTTGCCGTGACGGGTGGCGGTCAATCGCCGTCAGTGGATGCAGTGATGGAGCTAGTCGGCAAAGAGCGCTGTATTGCTCGAATCAAAATGGCACTGGCTTTCATCGCCGAGCGCGAAGCCAACGCCTAA
- a CDS encoding OmpA family protein: MNKLAVMVSSALVLASAGANAQFYLGGKVGTSWLDDACTAVTATCDDESIAAGLLAGYEFFDFLSLEAGYDYLGEFSAAGLNDEKVKAYTLAPKLNLALNEDWSLYGKFGGARVEYGSYNDSSFLGAVGLELDSHKNVTVRLEYQRLTDVSNPWAKAAVNSATLGFVYKFGASPQSVSEPVVMEEKVVQPMVEEVKPEVAPAPVVKTFQAKVIDSGAFAHDSTTLKSESQPAITELASFMKQFPQSKVEVTGYTDSSGPAAYNQKLSEKRAQSVAAALIEQGIAPERITATGQGENNPIATNDSPQGRAKNRRVEIVVPSFEYQE, encoded by the coding sequence ATGAATAAGTTAGCAGTGATGGTTTCTAGTGCACTAGTGCTCGCATCAGCCGGCGCCAATGCGCAATTTTATCTTGGTGGTAAAGTCGGGACATCGTGGTTGGATGATGCTTGCACAGCGGTAACGGCAACTTGCGATGATGAGTCGATTGCCGCTGGTCTGCTTGCAGGCTACGAATTTTTTGATTTTCTGTCGCTTGAGGCTGGTTATGACTATTTAGGAGAGTTTAGCGCAGCCGGTTTAAATGATGAAAAAGTCAAAGCTTACACCCTAGCACCCAAGCTCAATTTGGCATTAAACGAAGATTGGTCTCTATACGGTAAGTTTGGTGGTGCCCGTGTTGAGTATGGAAGCTATAACGATAGCTCTTTTCTTGGTGCGGTAGGTCTTGAACTGGATTCCCATAAAAATGTTACCGTACGGCTAGAGTATCAACGCCTCACCGACGTAAGTAACCCTTGGGCCAAGGCAGCAGTGAATAGCGCTACACTAGGTTTTGTGTATAAATTTGGTGCTAGTCCGCAGTCGGTATCTGAACCGGTCGTCATGGAAGAAAAAGTGGTTCAACCAATGGTAGAAGAGGTGAAGCCTGAGGTCGCACCAGCACCAGTGGTCAAAACTTTCCAAGCTAAAGTTATCGATTCTGGCGCATTCGCCCATGATAGCACGACGCTCAAATCCGAAAGCCAGCCAGCGATCACCGAACTTGCGAGCTTTATGAAGCAATTCCCACAGTCTAAAGTTGAGGTGACGGGCTACACGGATTCGTCTGGTCCAGCCGCTTACAACCAAAAGCTCTCTGAGAAACGAGCTCAATCGGTAGCTGCTGCGTTGATTGAACAAGGTATTGCTCCAGAGCGCATTACCGCAACAGGCCAAGGGGAAAACAACCCTATCGCAACCAACGATAGTCCGCAGGGCCGAGCGAAAAACCGTCGAGTAGAGATCGTGGTACCGAGCTTTGAGTACCAAGAGTAA
- a CDS encoding Fe3+-citrate ABC transporter substrate-binding protein, which produces MKKSNLETNTGHRFISKAKTAFKIHIHTPDDKVLHRSVGYIRIGEKKGLKKAIKLRNELGSEMWGKFWRRLLKDPYLMTRLPHSLEPKIIFKPRPTKENPDAKDECYIAAWRNYDENGKLIYRSVVCSIKKHGRLAAYSKTKKALLAANKENLEILEFMGRLNSIDLK; this is translated from the coding sequence ATGAAGAAGAGTAATCTAGAAACCAATACTGGCCATCGCTTTATTTCTAAGGCCAAGACCGCATTCAAAATCCATATCCACACCCCAGATGATAAGGTGCTGCATCGTTCGGTGGGTTACATCCGTATCGGTGAAAAAAAAGGATTAAAAAAGGCCATTAAGCTGCGCAACGAGCTAGGCAGTGAAATGTGGGGCAAGTTTTGGCGCAGACTACTCAAAGATCCTTATCTGATGACTCGCCTTCCGCACTCTTTAGAGCCTAAAATCATTTTTAAACCCAGACCAACCAAAGAAAACCCAGACGCAAAAGATGAATGCTACATTGCCGCGTGGCGTAACTATGATGAGAATGGCAAGCTTATATACCGCAGTGTGGTTTGCTCAATCAAAAAACATGGTCGGTTAGCGGCCTACTCTAAAACCAAGAAAGCATTATTAGCGGCCAATAAAGAGAACTTAGAGATTCTTGAGTTTATGGGCCGCTTAAACAGTATCGATCTAAAGTAG
- a CDS encoding flagellar assembly protein FlgT, giving the protein MKKSLLVLLSTLCISLWSHAVSAGWYEVTGSATVVSSEEVARIHALEDALYKAVSFAGADIGSIANLRPLLESNRKEYQFTNSEIRYIVVDEQEVSQGVMLVKARVDIYPSATGCHVNQYKKTFLVGNVDIASPQQAVMGQIYDVGDDFAGIINRQLDQESVNFVSVGTTDFEINKRYPERLKMIAEDTGAQYIIGGVITDLTATIESKLLSDDIINRQFALEMTVFDGKTGNEVYNRNYREVARWPFAKTSQVDTRSARFWSSTYGTMMLRVSRNIMLDLESELSCKITLPEVVAKWGNTITIDLGRIHGVQQGDKLQLWHTGSFIDQRGLPRNKVTETDITLTVSRVYENEAELTVDQAELAGSIQIGDVMHKQL; this is encoded by the coding sequence ATGAAAAAGTCTCTACTTGTGTTGTTATCTACACTCTGCATCAGTTTGTGGAGTCATGCTGTCTCTGCGGGCTGGTATGAAGTCACAGGTTCTGCCACGGTTGTCTCTTCCGAGGAGGTCGCGCGCATTCATGCTTTAGAAGATGCACTCTATAAAGCAGTCAGTTTTGCCGGCGCCGACATCGGCAGCATCGCCAATCTGAGGCCACTACTAGAAAGCAACCGTAAAGAGTATCAATTTACCAATAGCGAAATTCGCTACATCGTCGTTGATGAACAGGAAGTAAGCCAGGGGGTTATGCTGGTGAAAGCCAGAGTCGACATCTACCCATCGGCAACAGGTTGCCATGTTAACCAATATAAAAAGACATTTTTGGTCGGCAATGTCGATATTGCCTCTCCCCAACAGGCTGTCATGGGCCAGATATACGACGTTGGTGACGATTTTGCCGGCATCATCAACCGTCAGTTAGATCAAGAGTCGGTGAACTTTGTCTCCGTCGGTACCACAGATTTCGAGATTAATAAGCGCTACCCTGAGCGACTAAAAATGATCGCCGAAGACACTGGTGCCCAATACATCATCGGCGGCGTTATTACCGACTTAACCGCAACAATAGAGAGCAAGTTGTTGTCTGATGACATTATCAATCGTCAGTTCGCCTTAGAAATGACGGTATTTGACGGCAAAACCGGCAACGAAGTATACAATCGCAATTACCGCGAAGTTGCCCGCTGGCCGTTTGCCAAAACCAGCCAAGTAGACACTCGTAGCGCACGTTTTTGGTCGTCGACCTATGGCACTATGATGTTGCGCGTAAGCCGTAACATTATGCTCGACCTTGAGTCTGAACTGTCATGTAAGATTACGCTGCCAGAAGTGGTGGCAAAATGGGGCAATACCATTACGATCGACTTAGGTCGCATCCATGGGGTCCAACAAGGTGACAAACTGCAGTTGTGGCACACGGGATCATTTATCGACCAACGGGGTCTCCCTCGTAACAAGGTCACCGAAACCGATATCACCCTGACTGTATCACGTGTGTATGAAAACGAAGCTGAGCTGACTGTCGATCAAGCAGAGCTTGCCGGCAGCATCCAAATTGGCGATGTTATGCACAAACAGCTGTGA
- a CDS encoding FlgO family outer membrane protein translates to MKRWLSLVPVVFLTACAYAPIYNGKEPYSGSQFMLMESPRHTLDFFVESMTEDLMISNTSVSARTPIAVTSFVDLQNMDATNWLGNSVSEGFIHQFQRRGFKVVDFKTTGSIQVTHQGDFAFSRDWKDLAQEQDIQYVLTGTMLRQEGGVLVNARVVGMQSRVVVATAQGFLPADRIGRDLDTLNSIRTQDGVLIRSDPTMTQPYTVILRP, encoded by the coding sequence ATGAAAAGATGGCTATCGCTAGTGCCCGTGGTGTTTCTCACTGCCTGTGCCTATGCGCCAATTTATAACGGTAAAGAACCTTACTCAGGTTCGCAGTTTATGTTGATGGAAAGCCCGCGTCATACTCTTGACTTCTTTGTCGAGAGCATGACAGAGGATTTAATGATTTCAAATACCAGTGTCTCCGCACGTACGCCGATAGCGGTGACCTCCTTTGTTGATCTGCAAAATATGGATGCAACCAACTGGCTGGGCAACTCAGTATCCGAAGGGTTTATTCATCAGTTTCAGCGCCGCGGATTTAAAGTGGTCGACTTTAAAACCACGGGTTCGATTCAAGTGACGCATCAAGGTGATTTTGCCTTTAGCCGAGATTGGAAAGATTTGGCGCAAGAGCAAGATATCCAGTATGTCCTGACGGGCACTATGTTGCGCCAAGAGGGTGGGGTATTGGTCAATGCTCGAGTGGTTGGAATGCAATCGCGTGTGGTTGTAGCAACCGCTCAAGGTTTCTTACCAGCAGATCGTATCGGCCGAGATCTCGATACCCTTAACAGTATTCGAACTCAAGACGGTGTGCTGATTCGTTCAGACCCGACGATGACCCAACCATACACGGTTATTTTGCGTCCATAG
- the flgP gene encoding LPP20 family lipoprotein, with translation MKKLLLLAVALVMVGCQPLNTMRPDDWLTAVGYASISEQIGRNEEEKQVRAMRASKIDAYRELAEQVYGMRVSGRADLKDQRLGTERTSGAVDGVIRGAEVVRSYKVGDSYVTELRLDIQKMNKLRDYGEVQQVPEKRQQTLF, from the coding sequence ATGAAAAAGCTATTACTCCTAGCGGTGGCGTTGGTGATGGTTGGATGTCAGCCGCTCAATACTATGCGTCCTGATGACTGGCTCACGGCGGTAGGTTACGCCAGCATTAGCGAACAAATCGGCCGCAATGAAGAAGAGAAACAAGTACGAGCCATGCGTGCCTCAAAAATCGATGCGTACCGCGAGTTAGCCGAGCAAGTTTACGGTATGCGTGTCAGTGGCCGCGCTGATCTCAAAGATCAACGACTCGGCACTGAACGCACCTCAGGGGCTGTAGATGGTGTGATTCGTGGTGCGGAAGTAGTCAGGAGCTACAAAGTTGGTGACAGTTATGTTACTGAACTGCGCCTTGATATCCAAAAAATGAACAAGCTGCGTGACTACGGTGAGGTACAACAGGTGCCAGAGAAAAGGCAGCAAACTCTGTTCTAA
- a CDS encoding flagella synthesis protein FlgN — protein MAALLGLVQFQHKNAQQLSDVLDQEKHAIASRVSKDIEQCAKQKITLIEQLQTTDERIRRHPDVEDLNSDPELSPLVDEIRQLVSECQQKNDINGQALQRAQLSFNKLNNLMQQSQGKLGMTYTAEGQTKNVTTLGTNIKA, from the coding sequence ATGGCAGCACTACTAGGATTAGTTCAGTTTCAGCACAAAAACGCCCAACAGTTGAGTGACGTCCTTGATCAAGAAAAGCATGCCATAGCGAGCCGAGTCTCGAAAGATATCGAGCAATGTGCCAAACAAAAAATCACTTTGATCGAACAATTGCAAACCACAGACGAACGAATTCGTCGTCATCCTGACGTTGAAGATTTAAATTCCGATCCAGAGTTGAGCCCTCTGGTTGACGAAATCCGACAACTAGTTAGTGAGTGTCAGCAAAAGAACGATATCAATGGTCAAGCCTTGCAACGTGCGCAGTTGAGTTTCAATAAGCTCAACAACCTGATGCAGCAATCTCAAGGCAAACTCGGCATGACCTATACCGCCGAGGGGCAAACCAAAAATGTGACTACCTTGGGCACCAATATCAAGGCGTAA
- the flgM gene encoding flagellar biosynthesis anti-sigma factor FlgM, with the protein MAGIDNIRSGQPLSTSTRSSVRNESSATSGSDSAKKSSVAQDAVSLSSQGKAMGEMHTQMAAKPSFDQAKVAAIKEAIANGSYTVNPEKLADNMMKFEKELGGL; encoded by the coding sequence ATGGCAGGTATCGATAACATACGCTCGGGACAACCGCTCTCGACTTCGACACGAAGTTCCGTGCGCAATGAAAGCAGTGCGACCAGCGGCTCTGACTCAGCAAAAAAGTCGAGTGTCGCTCAGGATGCAGTGTCACTTAGCTCACAGGGTAAGGCGATGGGAGAAATGCATACTCAGATGGCAGCTAAGCCAAGCTTTGACCAAGCAAAAGTGGCAGCGATTAAAGAAGCTATCGCCAATGGTTCTTATACCGTCAATCCAGAGAAGCTCGCTGATAACATGATGAAGTTCGAAAAAGAACTCGGCGGACTGTAA
- the flgA gene encoding flagellar basal body P-ring formation chaperone FlgA yields the protein MQYPKSPFCSFSITNCRAFYKKFYKSIGFFLFFFSFSATSATESQIENIQLAAEEYILSTIEWPPGGTLEATAANIDTRIFTTDCPTGLSTSSSSVNPSASNITVLVECPDDDWRIYVPVRLTRTGPQVVLTTALSRGQLISAQDVTVSMVDLQRFRRQGFSSIDAVVGAKTKKNLRVGEVIEQRDICVVCRNETVTIKATNLGMTITTKGVALTDGSHGEQIRVKNSKSNRIIEGRVTGISEVTVVF from the coding sequence ATGCAATATCCTAAATCACCCTTCTGCTCGTTTTCCATAACTAATTGTAGAGCTTTCTATAAAAAGTTTTATAAGTCTATCGGCTTTTTCTTGTTTTTCTTTAGTTTTTCAGCGACATCTGCAACAGAAAGCCAAATCGAAAATATTCAACTCGCTGCAGAGGAGTACATACTTTCGACAATTGAGTGGCCACCTGGTGGTACGCTAGAAGCCACAGCGGCGAACATCGACACTCGGATTTTTACCACTGATTGCCCCACAGGACTATCAACCTCTTCTTCATCTGTTAATCCTAGTGCAAGTAACATCACTGTGCTCGTGGAATGTCCAGACGACGATTGGCGTATTTATGTTCCGGTACGTTTGACTCGAACTGGTCCACAAGTGGTGCTAACGACAGCACTATCACGCGGACAGCTTATCTCAGCGCAAGACGTCACTGTTAGTATGGTAGACCTGCAACGCTTTAGGCGGCAAGGGTTTTCCTCAATAGACGCGGTTGTGGGCGCAAAAACCAAGAAAAACTTACGCGTGGGAGAAGTCATCGAGCAACGCGATATCTGCGTGGTGTGTCGCAATGAAACCGTGACTATTAAGGCGACAAACTTGGGCATGACTATCACCACAAAAGGGGTAGCACTGACAGATGGTTCACATGGTGAACAGATAAGAGTGAAAAATAGTAAATCCAACCGTATAATTGAAGGACGCGTGACTGGAATTTCTGAAGTAACTGTGGTGTTTTAA
- a CDS encoding chemotaxis protein CheV: MTGILDSVNQRTQLVGQNRLELLTFRLMGRQRYGINVFKVKEVLQCPKLTSMPNLHRLVKGVAHIRGHTVSVIDLSLAVGGRPTTDVDKAFVVIAEFNRTIQAFLVTSVERIINMHWEAILPPPEGAGKSNYLTAVTNIDNELVEILDVEKILAEIAPVDETMDASIGEEIAQAETEKEIVRRILIADDSTVARKQVERAITSLGFEAVSVIDGKKAYEKLMEMAAEGSIYDQISLVISDIEMPEMDGYTLTAEIRRNPDLKDLYVILHSSLSGVFNQAMVERVGANSFIAKFNPDELGNAVKAALTK; the protein is encoded by the coding sequence ATGACGGGTATTCTTGATTCGGTGAATCAGCGTACGCAACTCGTCGGTCAAAACCGATTAGAACTCTTAACGTTTCGCCTGATGGGGCGTCAACGTTACGGGATTAACGTATTTAAAGTAAAAGAGGTTCTTCAGTGCCCTAAGCTCACCTCAATGCCAAATCTACACCGCCTAGTTAAAGGGGTTGCGCACATTCGTGGCCATACCGTTTCGGTGATCGATTTAAGCTTGGCTGTCGGCGGCAGACCGACTACTGATGTCGATAAGGCCTTTGTGGTGATTGCCGAGTTCAACCGTACCATTCAAGCTTTCTTGGTGACGTCGGTAGAGCGTATTATCAATATGCACTGGGAGGCGATTTTGCCGCCGCCAGAAGGCGCGGGTAAGTCGAACTACCTCACCGCGGTCACCAATATCGATAACGAGTTGGTCGAAATCCTCGATGTCGAGAAGATCCTTGCAGAAATCGCACCAGTTGATGAAACTATGGATGCGTCGATCGGTGAAGAGATAGCGCAGGCCGAAACCGAGAAAGAAATTGTTCGTCGTATATTGATTGCCGATGACTCGACGGTAGCGCGTAAACAGGTTGAGCGAGCCATTACTTCGCTAGGTTTTGAAGCCGTGTCAGTCATTGATGGCAAAAAAGCCTACGAAAAGTTGATGGAAATGGCCGCCGAGGGCAGTATCTATGATCAAATCTCACTTGTTATCTCCGATATTGAAATGCCGGAGATGGACGGCTATACATTAACTGCAGAGATCAGACGTAATCCGGATCTGAAAGACCTTTATGTTATTCTTCACTCTTCACTGAGTGGGGTGTTTAACCAAGCAATGGTGGAGCGAGTTGGCGCGAATTCGTTTATCGCCAAATTCAATCCAGATGAGCTTGGTAATGCGGTAAAAGCTGCACTTACAAAATAA
- a CDS encoding protein-glutamate O-methyltransferase, producing MTAITISDQEYRDFSRFLESQCGIVLGDSKQYLVRSRLSPLVTKFKLGSLSDLLRDVVTGRNRELRVAAVDAMTTNETLWFRDTYPFEVLANKLLPEVAANKRPIKIWSAASSSGQEPYSMAMTILETQQRKPGMLPSVSITATDISTSMLDMCRAGVYDNLALGRGLSPERRRSFFEDAGDGRMKVKDNVKRLVNFRPQNLMDSYALLGKFDIIFCRNVLIYFSPDMKSQVLNQMANSLNPGGYLLLGASESLTGLTDRFEMVRCNPGIIYKLK from the coding sequence ATGACAGCGATAACTATAAGCGATCAAGAGTATCGTGATTTCAGCCGCTTTTTGGAGTCACAGTGCGGTATTGTACTGGGAGACAGTAAGCAATACTTGGTAAGAAGTCGCTTGAGCCCACTGGTTACTAAGTTTAAGTTGGGCTCATTGTCAGACTTGCTCAGAGATGTTGTTACTGGGCGTAACCGAGAGTTGCGCGTTGCTGCCGTGGATGCAATGACAACCAATGAAACGCTCTGGTTTCGTGATACTTACCCGTTTGAAGTTTTAGCCAATAAATTGCTGCCGGAAGTGGCGGCAAATAAACGCCCGATCAAAATCTGGTCAGCGGCAAGTTCTTCTGGTCAAGAGCCATATTCGATGGCGATGACAATTTTAGAAACTCAGCAACGTAAACCTGGGATGCTACCTAGCGTATCGATCACGGCCACTGACATCTCTACTAGTATGTTGGATATGTGTCGCGCTGGTGTCTACGATAACCTGGCCCTAGGGCGCGGCTTGTCTCCCGAGCGTCGACGCAGCTTCTTTGAAGACGCTGGTGACGGTAGAATGAAGGTGAAAGACAACGTGAAGCGTTTGGTTAACTTCCGCCCTCAGAACTTGATGGATAGCTATGCGTTGCTAGGTAAGTTTGACATTATCTTCTGCCGCAACGTGCTGATCTATTTCTCGCCTGATATGAAATCTCAGGTTTTAAATCAGATGGCCAATAGTTTAAACCCCGGTGGCTACTTACTGCTGGGGGCATCAGAATCCTTGACCGGATTGACCGACAGGTTCGAGATGGTGCGCTGTAACCCAGGTATCATCTACAAACTCAAGTAA